One segment of Paenibacillus sp. FSL R7-0337 DNA contains the following:
- a CDS encoding carbohydrate ABC transporter permease encodes MLKSQKQKDLVMDSIVYLLLSIIALTMLYPFYYVLIASFNKGSDTLLGGMYLWPRSVTFENYRIFLEDPKWMKAFLVTVARTVSGTALGLLLTSLVAYALSHRDLLFSKFYFTLIIFAMYFSGGLIPYYVVLRSLGLLNSFGVYIVPSMLNTFFLLIAISFFREIPGELKESAHMDGAGEFVIYFRIILPVSMPLLATMALFMGVGQWNSWLDSAYFVQSENLRTLTFRMMEIINQSNAPMDSVAVANRPGGGVTSFSLQVTSMVVSILPIICVYPFLQKYFVHGIMLGSVKG; translated from the coding sequence TCTTTCCATTATTGCCCTGACCATGCTATATCCCTTTTATTATGTACTGATTGCTTCGTTTAACAAGGGATCTGACACATTATTGGGCGGAATGTATTTATGGCCCCGGAGTGTAACCTTTGAGAACTACAGGATTTTCCTGGAAGACCCCAAATGGATGAAGGCGTTCCTGGTTACTGTGGCCCGCACGGTCTCCGGTACTGCGCTCGGTCTTCTGCTCACCAGTCTCGTAGCCTACGCGCTGTCTCACCGGGATCTGCTGTTCAGTAAATTTTATTTCACTTTGATTATCTTCGCGATGTACTTCTCCGGCGGCCTGATTCCGTATTACGTGGTGCTGCGTTCATTGGGGCTGCTGAATTCGTTTGGCGTGTACATTGTTCCTTCTATGCTGAATACGTTTTTCTTGCTCATCGCCATCTCGTTCTTCCGGGAGATTCCCGGTGAATTGAAGGAATCCGCTCACATGGACGGTGCCGGCGAATTCGTGATCTACTTCCGCATCATCCTGCCGGTCTCGATGCCGCTGCTTGCCACAATGGCACTGTTCATGGGTGTGGGCCAATGGAATTCCTGGCTGGACTCCGCGTATTTCGTCCAATCCGAGAATCTGAGGACGCTTACGTTCCGCATGATGGAGATCATCAACCAGAGCAATGCCCCGATGGATTCGGTGGCTGTAGCCAACCGGCCTGGAGGCGGAGTTACCAGCTTTTCCTTGCAGGTCACCTCGATGGTCGTCTCCATCTTGCCGATCATCTGCGTGTATCCGTTCCTGCAGAAGTATTTTGTACACGGGATTATGTTAGGTTCTGTCAAAGGTTAA
- a CDS encoding glycoside hydrolase family 2 TIM barrel-domain containing protein — protein sequence MLRENLDRNWEFEHGKPFHIQSKENGQTRIVHLPHDFTIETDTWAEAPGGRATGYYGGGIGTYTKMLDIPAEAEGRRVLVEFDGAYMNTTVVLNGHTVAQHHYGYTPFHADLTPYMRPGKPNRLAVTVNNAAQPNSRWYTGSGLYRHVDLLTSPKLHIVPWGIYARTSHIVGGTAFIIVETTVANHADTPASVWVDLKLEKEAGGAEAGSGRVQVYVPAAQKAVGRVTVAVDHAELWDIDSPCLYRITASLNGSDRHYDSDSTLFGIRTLSVDVKNGLMLNGRTVKLKGGCVHHDHGILGAASYRDSEYRKMKLHKDNGYNAIRCAHNPPSRDMLDACDRLGLLVMNEAFDMWTMDKNPHDYSLYFERNWKSDIEAFIRRDRNHPSIIMWSTGNEVNERGGLSGGYEWAARLTAWVRELDPTRPVTNAVCTFFSGLGDEDQQRFYDDLKNPPKESAGFVNFDTEFGKQVWDGYTEAFCAPLDIVGYNYLIHQFDAAAHKYPDRVICSTESIARDMDKYWEGVERHPYIIGDFNWTSFDYIGEAGLGKTLYAEPEEADERRKTLHESPYPWRLSYDADFDLCGFARPQLAYRRIVWGSDETFIASHRPENYGKTELISGWGWTECEHAWSWIGYEGEPVTVEVYSAAEEVELILNGVSLGRQPAGKVNRFKARFVLTYMPGTLEAVSYTKDGKVSSDVLHSAGEPAGIRIIAEKKELAADGQSLCYAVVEIIDAAGHCVPEASLPAVARVEGAASLAGFGTGRPQTTENYTTGWFTSFKGRLLAVVRAGVEPGISTLTVSVDGLEPVSLDIPVN from the coding sequence TTGCTTAGAGAGAATCTGGATCGGAATTGGGAGTTTGAACACGGGAAGCCGTTTCACATTCAAAGCAAGGAAAACGGGCAGACGAGGATCGTTCATCTGCCGCATGACTTCACGATTGAAACGGATACGTGGGCGGAGGCTCCCGGCGGGAGAGCAACCGGATATTACGGCGGCGGGATCGGTACTTACACCAAGATGCTGGATATCCCGGCCGAGGCTGAGGGAAGAAGAGTGCTGGTCGAATTCGACGGCGCGTATATGAACACCACTGTGGTACTCAACGGGCATACCGTAGCCCAGCATCATTACGGATATACGCCATTCCATGCTGACCTCACGCCTTATATGAGGCCCGGTAAGCCGAACCGGCTCGCGGTGACGGTGAATAATGCCGCACAGCCCAACTCCCGCTGGTATACGGGGTCAGGCCTATACCGCCATGTCGATCTGTTAACCAGTCCGAAGCTGCATATCGTACCATGGGGAATCTATGCCCGCACCTCGCATATCGTGGGCGGCACAGCGTTCATTATTGTGGAGACAACGGTAGCGAATCATGCGGATACCCCCGCGAGTGTGTGGGTAGACCTCAAGCTGGAGAAGGAAGCCGGAGGAGCTGAGGCGGGGAGCGGCAGAGTGCAGGTCTATGTACCGGCAGCGCAGAAGGCCGTGGGCCGGGTGACAGTCGCCGTGGACCATGCCGAATTATGGGATATTGATTCCCCGTGTCTGTACCGCATTACCGCATCTTTGAATGGAAGCGATAGACACTATGACAGCGATAGTACGCTATTCGGCATACGCACGCTCAGCGTTGATGTGAAGAACGGTCTGATGCTGAACGGGCGCACGGTCAAACTGAAAGGCGGCTGTGTGCACCATGATCACGGGATTCTTGGCGCCGCTTCCTACAGAGACAGCGAGTACCGCAAAATGAAGCTGCACAAGGATAACGGATACAATGCCATCCGCTGCGCCCACAATCCGCCGTCCAGGGATATGCTGGATGCCTGCGACCGGCTGGGCCTGCTTGTGATGAATGAAGCCTTCGATATGTGGACGATGGACAAAAATCCGCATGATTACAGTTTGTATTTTGAGCGCAACTGGAAGTCTGACATCGAAGCATTTATCCGGCGTGACCGCAATCATCCCAGCATTATCATGTGGTCAACAGGCAATGAAGTTAATGAGCGCGGAGGATTGTCCGGTGGATATGAGTGGGCTGCCCGGCTCACGGCATGGGTCAGGGAACTGGACCCGACCCGTCCGGTTACCAACGCGGTATGCACATTCTTCAGCGGGCTGGGGGATGAGGATCAGCAGCGGTTCTATGATGATCTCAAGAATCCGCCCAAGGAGTCGGCAGGGTTCGTCAACTTCGACACGGAGTTCGGCAAGCAGGTGTGGGATGGCTATACGGAAGCCTTCTGCGCTCCGCTCGATATTGTGGGCTATAACTATCTGATTCATCAATTCGATGCCGCTGCCCATAAATATCCTGACCGGGTGATCTGCTCGACCGAGAGCATAGCCAGAGATATGGATAAATATTGGGAAGGTGTAGAACGCCATCCTTATATTATCGGCGATTTCAACTGGACCAGCTTCGATTACATCGGGGAAGCAGGCCTTGGCAAGACGTTATACGCGGAACCGGAGGAGGCGGACGAACGGCGTAAAACCTTACATGAGTCCCCCTACCCTTGGCGTCTGTCCTATGATGCGGATTTCGATCTGTGCGGCTTCGCGCGCCCCCAGCTTGCTTACCGGCGGATTGTCTGGGGTTCTGACGAAACCTTCATTGCTTCACACCGTCCTGAAAACTACGGCAAAACCGAGCTGATTAGCGGATGGGGCTGGACGGAATGCGAGCATGCCTGGAGCTGGATCGGGTATGAAGGCGAACCTGTTACTGTCGAAGTCTACTCGGCAGCTGAGGAAGTCGAGCTCATTCTGAACGGTGTAAGCTTGGGCAGGCAACCCGCAGGCAAGGTTAACCGCTTCAAGGCGCGATTTGTTCTTACCTATATGCCGGGTACCTTGGAGGCAGTGAGTTATACCAAGGACGGCAAAGTTTCAAGCGATGTGCTCCACTCGGCCGGAGAGCCGGCGGGAATCCGGATTATTGCAGAGAAGAAGGAGCTTGCTGCAGATGGGCAGTCGCTCTGTTACGCGGTTGTTGAGATTATCGACGCCGCCGGCCATTGCGTGCCGGAAGCCTCGCTGCCGGCGGTTGCCCGGGTAGAAGGCGCAGCGTCTCTGGCTGGCTTCGGTACCGGCAGACCCCAGACGACCGAGAATTATACTACCGGCTGGTTCACTTCCTTCAAAGGCAGACTGCTGGCCGTTGTCCGTGCAGGGGTTGAGCCGGGAATCTCCACGCTGACAGTCAGCGTTGACGGGCTGGAGCCGGTTAGCCTGGATATTCCTGTGAACTAA
- a CDS encoding extracellular solute-binding protein — protein sequence MTKTTSRKTLAATMAVTLTLGLLSACGGGNNSGTKQEGVAATPGAGAVKELSLFIDFPWWATKDWKGPIAEKITEKTGVKLNVTVATDDKQLPLMIASGDLPDLVLTSSNVGRMSDAKLSYSWNELIEKYAPDFKLDATRIAINTMDDGNFYTVRNAFATQEEMSKNKFALGGDGNPGIAVREDILKELGNPPIKTLDDFVKVLGMVKEKYPDMVPLVLDKNWIEQYFLQQFGAEALFDNWVEQDGKVDYFIRQPQMLEFFKFMNSLYRGGYILAENFAFANDQIDEQYATSGKAFAHGHTVGTADTDNSAVKKNNGTFTFRMLPSALTKEAKKVSTGLGFAGTFITKKNKDPEASIKLLQYLASDEGKKLTMFGVEGEHWTWNEEGHPDLKYDSSDQDFMNANGIGWWVLYNDGVMEGMRGYVPGKQKTQALMETKAITTYKPALGLIQTQPDSAEKTLKTKIDEMIKNEKVKIYLAGSEAEAVANYENLVKTAESLGLQQLVDWANETYQKKKELFK from the coding sequence TTGACAAAGACAACAAGCCGCAAGACGCTTGCGGCAACCATGGCAGTTACCTTGACGCTGGGACTATTGTCCGCCTGCGGCGGAGGCAACAACAGCGGTACCAAGCAGGAGGGAGTGGCCGCAACACCCGGAGCTGGAGCTGTAAAGGAATTATCCTTGTTCATTGATTTTCCCTGGTGGGCAACCAAGGACTGGAAAGGGCCGATTGCGGAGAAAATCACCGAGAAGACGGGCGTTAAGCTGAATGTAACCGTAGCTACAGACGACAAGCAGCTCCCGCTGATGATTGCTTCAGGCGATCTGCCGGATCTGGTGCTCACCTCCAGCAACGTAGGCCGGATGTCCGATGCCAAGCTGTCGTATTCGTGGAATGAGCTGATCGAGAAGTATGCGCCGGACTTCAAGCTGGATGCCACCCGAATTGCCATCAATACGATGGATGACGGCAACTTCTATACGGTCCGCAATGCCTTCGCCACCCAGGAAGAGATGTCCAAGAATAAATTTGCGCTCGGCGGGGACGGCAATCCGGGGATTGCGGTGCGTGAAGACATCCTGAAGGAGCTGGGGAATCCCCCAATCAAGACACTGGATGACTTCGTGAAGGTGCTCGGTATGGTCAAAGAGAAGTATCCCGACATGGTGCCGCTGGTGCTGGACAAAAACTGGATCGAGCAATATTTTCTCCAGCAGTTCGGTGCCGAGGCCCTGTTTGACAACTGGGTTGAACAAGACGGGAAAGTGGATTATTTCATCAGACAGCCGCAAATGCTGGAGTTCTTCAAATTCATGAACAGCTTGTACCGGGGTGGCTACATTCTGGCTGAGAACTTTGCGTTTGCCAATGATCAGATCGACGAGCAATATGCGACAAGCGGCAAAGCGTTCGCCCACGGCCACACCGTAGGCACTGCGGATACGGACAACAGCGCGGTTAAGAAAAACAACGGTACGTTTACCTTCAGAATGCTGCCGAGCGCATTGACCAAAGAAGCGAAGAAGGTAAGCACAGGACTGGGCTTCGCCGGCACCTTTATCACTAAGAAGAATAAGGACCCGGAGGCCTCGATCAAGCTTCTGCAATATCTGGCCAGCGACGAAGGGAAGAAGCTGACGATGTTCGGGGTAGAGGGAGAGCATTGGACGTGGAATGAAGAGGGACACCCGGATCTGAAGTATGATTCGTCTGATCAGGACTTCATGAATGCGAACGGCATCGGCTGGTGGGTGCTGTACAATGACGGTGTCATGGAGGGCATGAGAGGATATGTGCCAGGCAAGCAGAAGACACAGGCGCTGATGGAGACGAAGGCGATCACAACCTACAAGCCGGCGCTCGGCCTGATTCAGACGCAGCCGGATTCTGCGGAGAAGACGCTCAAGACCAAAATCGACGAGATGATTAAGAATGAGAAGGTCAAGATCTATCTGGCAGGCTCTGAAGCGGAGGCAGTAGCCAATTACGAGAATCTGGTGAAAACGGCCGAGAGTCTGGGCTTGCAGCAGCTGGTGGACTGGGCCAACGAGACGTATCAGAAGAAAAAGGAACTGTTCAAGTAA
- a CDS encoding helix-turn-helix domain-containing protein, which translates to MRVLIVDDEPLILNGLVKIIGEAAPLGTEVFRADNAFEALELMIDCMPDVTITDLHMPEKNGFELIEAARESGLCDRFIILTGYDEFEYVRRALRTGVVDYLLKPLGKDEIAALLERIEQVLPSEADPEYSNHAKRILAYTKTHYMNDLSLNHLAELMNLHPKYISSLFKRVTGDTFVNYLNGFRIKEAQRLLRSHGRLSANAIGKKVGFEDKHYFTKVFKKYTGMTPGAYRDESKPEYPASSEEATGAGGLEL; encoded by the coding sequence ATGAGAGTACTGATTGTAGATGATGAACCGCTGATTCTGAACGGGCTGGTGAAGATTATCGGGGAGGCGGCGCCGCTCGGGACGGAGGTTTTCAGGGCGGACAATGCGTTTGAGGCCTTGGAGCTCATGATAGACTGTATGCCGGATGTGACCATTACAGATCTTCATATGCCGGAGAAAAATGGCTTCGAGCTCATCGAGGCGGCCAGGGAGAGCGGACTCTGCGACCGTTTCATTATTCTGACGGGCTACGATGAATTTGAATATGTCCGCAGAGCGCTCCGCACGGGGGTGGTGGATTATCTGCTGAAGCCGCTGGGTAAGGATGAGATTGCCGCTCTGCTGGAGCGGATTGAACAGGTGCTTCCCTCTGAAGCCGATCCGGAGTATTCGAACCATGCGAAGCGCATTCTGGCCTATACCAAAACCCATTATATGAACGATCTGTCGCTCAACCATCTGGCGGAATTGATGAATCTTCATCCGAAATATATCAGCAGTCTGTTTAAAAGAGTGACCGGCGATACGTTTGTCAATTATCTGAACGGATTTCGGATCAAGGAGGCTCAGAGGCTGCTCAGGTCCCATGGCCGGTTATCCGCGAACGCCATCGGCAAGAAGGTCGGGTTCGAGGATAAGCATTATTTCACTAAAGTCTTCAAGAAGTATACAGGAATGACGCCGGGCGCTTACCGTGATGAGAGCAAACCGGAGTATCCGGCGAGTAGTGAAGAAGCAACCGGAGCTGGAGGGCTGGAGCTGTAA
- a CDS encoding extracellular solute-binding protein: MNTGTRKGQSLLKSTSILLLSALLLSACSGKLESGNGGKETPAGNDPKPSAAVDESPLGKYDPPIELSFVRDLSDVVENNVLGVLKDETIDNNRWTKLYEDQLGIKIKYNWIVKGSQTSDQYLQKINVTLASGDLPDVTPVNATQLKQLADSDQLEDMTALYEKYASPFTKKVLSGEGTSVFDAATYGGKLMAIPSLESSIERSMYIWIRTDWLEKLGMQPPKTMADVLAISEAFVDKDPDGNGKKDTYGLGITKDLWGGAMGLEGFMAGYNAYPNIWVDDGSGKLVYGSIQPEVKKALQVLQDMAKKGQLDQEFGVKDGGKVSELISAGKIGMEYGEQWNSIWPLQLNRDNDPKAQWQAFPIVSESGDTPKVPLKFSTTRFFAVKKGAAHPEAVIKLFNLHVEKNWGETAEFDKYYAPPEAESVWQLSPVTPYPVTKNVDAFREIDAARKAGDFSTLKGEAKTIQEKLESYASGSTEGFSLWGWERIYGEQGSMGIADQYIKNDQFLQEKFVGAPTPTMVERKTTLEKQQNEMFVKIILGDPIDKFDQFVKDWKKLGGDQITQEVNDWYAATKK, from the coding sequence ATGAACACAGGTACAAGAAAAGGTCAGAGCTTACTGAAGAGTACTTCCATCCTGTTGTTGTCTGCACTGCTGTTATCCGCATGCTCGGGTAAGCTGGAATCCGGTAACGGCGGGAAGGAAACGCCGGCCGGTAATGATCCGAAGCCAAGTGCAGCTGTAGATGAGAGTCCGCTCGGCAAATACGATCCTCCGATTGAGTTGTCGTTCGTCAGAGATCTTAGCGATGTGGTAGAGAATAACGTGCTTGGCGTATTGAAGGACGAGACGATTGATAACAACCGCTGGACCAAGTTGTATGAGGATCAGCTCGGCATCAAGATCAAATATAACTGGATTGTGAAGGGCAGCCAGACCTCGGATCAATACTTGCAGAAAATCAATGTCACCCTGGCCTCCGGGGATCTGCCGGATGTAACGCCGGTCAACGCCACCCAGCTTAAGCAATTGGCCGATTCGGACCAGCTTGAGGATATGACGGCGTTATATGAAAAGTATGCTTCCCCGTTCACCAAGAAGGTGCTGTCGGGAGAAGGAACGAGTGTGTTCGATGCCGCGACCTATGGCGGCAAGCTGATGGCTATTCCGAGCCTGGAATCCTCTATTGAACGGTCGATGTATATCTGGATTCGGACCGACTGGCTGGAGAAGCTTGGTATGCAGCCGCCGAAGACGATGGCGGATGTCCTGGCGATCTCTGAAGCGTTCGTCGATAAGGACCCCGACGGGAACGGGAAGAAGGATACCTACGGCCTCGGTATCACCAAGGATCTGTGGGGCGGAGCCATGGGACTGGAAGGCTTCATGGCCGGATACAATGCGTACCCGAACATCTGGGTGGATGACGGCAGCGGCAAGCTGGTCTACGGCAGCATTCAGCCGGAAGTGAAGAAAGCGCTTCAGGTGCTGCAGGATATGGCCAAGAAGGGGCAGCTGGATCAGGAGTTCGGCGTGAAGGACGGGGGCAAGGTGTCCGAGCTGATCTCAGCCGGCAAGATCGGGATGGAGTATGGCGAGCAATGGAATTCCATCTGGCCGCTGCAGCTCAACCGTGACAACGATCCCAAAGCCCAGTGGCAGGCCTTCCCGATTGTCTCGGAATCGGGAGACACGCCGAAGGTACCTCTGAAGTTCAGCACGACCCGCTTCTTCGCGGTCAAGAAGGGTGCCGCACACCCGGAAGCGGTCATTAAATTGTTCAATCTGCATGTGGAGAAGAACTGGGGCGAGACGGCCGAATTCGATAAGTACTATGCACCGCCGGAAGCAGAGAGTGTCTGGCAGTTGTCTCCGGTTACACCGTATCCGGTAACGAAGAACGTAGACGCGTTCCGGGAGATTGATGCTGCCCGCAAGGCCGGTGATTTCTCCACCCTGAAAGGTGAAGCCAAGACAATCCAGGAGAAGCTTGAGTCCTATGCTTCAGGTTCAACAGAAGGCTTCTCCCTATGGGGCTGGGAGCGGATCTATGGAGAGCAGGGTTCCATGGGCATAGCCGACCAATATATCAAGAATGACCAGTTCCTGCAGGAGAAGTTCGTCGGCGCTCCGACTCCGACCATGGTTGAGCGCAAGACAACGCTTGAGAAGCAGCAGAATGAAATGTTTGTCAAAATCATTCTGGGTGATCCTATCGATAAGTTCGACCAGTTCGTGAAGGACTGGAAGAAGCTGGGCGGCGATCAAATTACGCAAGAGGTCAACGATTGGTACGCAGCGACTAAGAAATAA
- a CDS encoding ABC transporter permease subunit: MRAKLRKELPLHLMLLPGLVMIILFSYVPMAGVMIAFQKFIPAKGLFGDQKWVGLDNFEYVMNLPSFTQVLWNTLFISSLKLILGLIIPLVFSILLNELASNVIKRSVQTAIYLPYFLSWVVLGGILIDILSPSGGIVNEFLGWFGVSKIFFLGDNDWFPFTLIASDVWKNFGYGTIVYLAAITGIDPGLYEAATIDGANRWHKTWHITIPGIRMVIVLLSVLSLGQLLNAGFDQVFNLYSPQVYESGDILDTFVYRIGLLDAQYGVATAVGFFKSIISLTLISSSYFLAYRFAKYRIF, from the coding sequence ATGAGAGCAAAACTGCGAAAAGAACTGCCGCTTCATTTGATGCTTTTGCCGGGACTGGTGATGATCATTCTGTTCTCTTACGTCCCCATGGCCGGTGTCATGATCGCGTTCCAGAAATTCATCCCTGCCAAGGGCTTGTTCGGGGATCAGAAGTGGGTGGGCCTGGATAACTTCGAATATGTGATGAACCTGCCAAGCTTCACACAGGTGCTGTGGAATACGCTGTTTATTTCGAGTCTCAAGCTGATTCTGGGCCTGATTATTCCGCTGGTGTTCTCGATTCTGCTGAACGAGCTGGCCAGTAATGTGATTAAACGGTCCGTGCAGACAGCGATTTATCTGCCGTATTTCTTGTCCTGGGTCGTGCTTGGCGGCATCTTGATTGATATTCTGTCTCCATCGGGCGGGATTGTGAATGAATTCCTCGGATGGTTCGGCGTCTCCAAGATCTTCTTCCTCGGCGACAACGACTGGTTCCCCTTCACGCTGATTGCCTCGGATGTATGGAAGAACTTTGGCTACGGCACGATTGTATATCTGGCGGCTATAACGGGCATTGATCCCGGGTTATATGAAGCAGCTACCATTGACGGCGCCAACCGCTGGCACAAGACCTGGCATATTACCATTCCGGGCATACGTATGGTCATTGTCCTGCTATCGGTACTCAGTCTGGGTCAACTGCTGAATGCGGGCTTCGATCAGGTCTTCAATCTGTACAGTCCGCAGGTCTATGAGAGCGGGGATATCCTGGATACCTTCGTCTACCGGATCGGTCTATTGGATGCCCAATACGGCGTAGCGACTGCCGTCGGCTTCTTTAAATCAATCATATCGCTCACCTTGATTTCCAGTTCGTATTTCCTGGCTTACCGTTTTGCCAAATACCGGATCTTCTAG
- a CDS encoding carbohydrate ABC transporter permease yields MRPKKRFDGIAVLNATVLILVSLLCILPLIHIIAVSFSSSASASAGYVRLWPVDFTFASYMYTMSRTEFWQSMLVSLTRIGIGTPLNLLLTILVAYPLSKESHALRFRSVYAWAFFVTMLFNGGLIPWYTTLKEYGLLDSIWALVLPGAVPVFSVVLLLNFFREIPKELEEAALIDGAGHFRTVWSIFVPISKPALATLALFSMVEHWNSWFDGLLLMGNPANYPLQSYIQTIVIQQNLSNMSRDAMLDLALISDRTLKSSQIFLGSLPIILAYPFLQKYFVKGIVLGSVKG; encoded by the coding sequence ATTCGCCCCAAAAAACGCTTTGACGGGATTGCGGTATTGAACGCAACCGTTCTGATTCTGGTCTCACTGCTCTGTATCCTGCCGCTCATTCATATTATAGCGGTGTCCTTCAGCTCAAGCGCCTCGGCTTCCGCAGGGTATGTCAGACTCTGGCCGGTAGACTTCACGTTCGCCTCGTATATGTATACGATGAGCCGGACTGAATTCTGGCAGTCGATGCTTGTCTCCCTGACGCGGATCGGCATCGGCACGCCGCTGAATCTTCTGTTAACGATCCTTGTCGCTTACCCGCTATCCAAGGAATCGCATGCTCTGCGGTTCCGCAGCGTCTATGCCTGGGCCTTCTTCGTCACGATGCTGTTCAATGGCGGGCTGATTCCCTGGTATACCACGCTCAAGGAGTATGGCCTGCTGGATTCCATCTGGGCACTGGTACTGCCCGGCGCAGTTCCTGTGTTCAGCGTAGTGCTGCTGCTTAACTTCTTCCGGGAGATTCCGAAGGAGCTGGAAGAGGCGGCGCTGATTGACGGGGCCGGCCATTTCCGGACAGTCTGGTCCATCTTCGTGCCGATCTCAAAGCCGGCACTGGCTACACTGGCCTTATTCTCGATGGTGGAGCACTGGAACAGCTGGTTCGACGGCCTGCTGCTCATGGGGAATCCGGCCAACTATCCGCTGCAAAGCTATATTCAGACGATTGTAATCCAGCAGAACCTGTCGAATATGTCGCGTGATGCCATGCTTGATCTGGCGCTGATCTCAGACCGGACGCTGAAGTCCTCCCAGATCTTCCTCGGCTCCCTGCCGATTATTCTGGCTTATCCGTTCCTGCAGAAATATTTCGTGAAGGGAATTGTACTCGGCAGTGTCAAAGGTTAA
- a CDS encoding histidine kinase, translating to MLFKKDYSLRNTIFLRLIVTFLLIMLPILVFAAYLYQWIMQTASSDIRSSASAQTVFYLNDMENEIERMKLLQYSLLEDEDLNKLALTWEALPTIDRTENLNSLMKRLFIVQNSSTYIKDVRVHIMTIGRTISSVGGVREIELKRFREIRSVFGDRRSQVIEWDGGLYLSAMKQRGIKGAEPVLTVEIELDTQELRAALGQFNTYPGSGTLLLSDSARFALYSMTGELARAEPSQYVRDIRTVASGERLRIAGAPYYIVQTGSQELGLSIYRIIPEDIIKNPLSKFYTWAWVFGVAALAIIIAFALSTYKFIHKPMLTLVKSFRRMEQGDLDIHIQHESKDEFRYLYSRFNQMVSNLHSLIDQVYKQKIMAQRAELKQLQSQINPHFLYNSFFILNTMAKTGDTERIEQLTTMLGEYFQFVTRNASDLVSLEQEIHHARMYTEIQAMRFSRRIGVRFDALSEELQKVSVPRLIVQPIIENAFKHSLEKKAMEGLIIIRFAQEGPDIRIIVEDNGDRLTDDTLEQLKESLNVYQEQAETTGLVNIHRRIRITFGEESGLLADRSELGGLRVTILLRAGGENAGVQDAYRG from the coding sequence TTGTTGTTCAAAAAGGATTACTCACTGCGCAATACGATATTTCTGCGGCTGATTGTGACCTTTCTGCTCATTATGCTGCCTATTCTTGTCTTCGCCGCTTATCTGTATCAATGGATTATGCAAACGGCCAGCAGCGATATTCGAAGCTCGGCCAGCGCCCAGACCGTCTTTTACTTAAATGATATGGAGAATGAGATCGAGCGGATGAAGCTGCTGCAGTACAGTCTGCTGGAGGATGAGGATCTGAACAAGCTAGCCCTGACCTGGGAGGCGCTGCCGACCATTGACCGCACGGAGAATCTGAATTCGCTGATGAAACGCCTGTTCATCGTGCAAAACAGCAGTACGTATATTAAGGACGTCAGGGTTCATATCATGACTATAGGCCGGACTATCTCATCGGTCGGCGGTGTGCGTGAGATTGAACTGAAGCGCTTCCGCGAGATCCGATCGGTCTTCGGGGACCGCCGTTCCCAGGTGATTGAGTGGGATGGCGGCCTGTATCTTAGTGCGATGAAGCAGCGGGGCATCAAGGGGGCGGAGCCGGTTCTGACGGTCGAGATTGAGCTGGACACCCAGGAGCTGCGGGCGGCGCTGGGCCAATTCAATACGTATCCCGGCAGTGGAACGCTATTGCTCTCCGATAGTGCGAGATTCGCGCTCTACAGTATGACCGGCGAGCTGGCGCGGGCGGAACCGTCCCAATATGTCCGGGATATCCGCACGGTGGCCTCCGGGGAGAGGCTGAGGATTGCCGGCGCGCCTTACTATATCGTCCAGACCGGCTCGCAGGAGCTTGGCTTGTCCATTTATCGGATCATCCCGGAGGATATTATCAAGAATCCGTTAAGCAAATTCTATACCTGGGCCTGGGTGTTCGGTGTGGCTGCGCTTGCCATCATCATAGCTTTTGCACTGTCGACCTACAAGTTCATTCATAAGCCGATGCTGACGCTGGTGAAGAGCTTTCGGAGAATGGAGCAGGGCGATCTGGATATTCATATCCAGCATGAGTCGAAGGATGAATTCCGTTATCTGTACAGCCGCTTCAACCAGATGGTGAGCAATCTGCATTCCTTGATCGATCAGGTGTACAAGCAGAAGATTATGGCCCAGCGGGCAGAGTTGAAGCAATTGCAGTCACAGATTAACCCGCATTTTCTGTATAATAGCTTCTTCATTCTGAACACGATGGCGAAGACTGGCGATACCGAGCGGATCGAACAGCTTACTACGATGCTCGGCGAATACTTCCAGTTTGTCACCCGTAACGCTTCCGATCTGGTGTCCTTGGAGCAGGAGATTCACCATGCAAGAATGTATACAGAGATTCAGGCCATGCGCTTCTCCCGCAGAATTGGAGTCCGGTTCGATGCCTTGTCCGAGGAACTGCAGAAGGTGTCTGTTCCGAGGCTGATTGTGCAGCCGATTATTGAGAACGCGTTCAAGCACAGCCTGGAAAAGAAAGCTATGGAGGGCCTGATCATTATCCGCTTCGCACAGGAAGGCCCGGACATCCGCATTATCGTCGAGGATAACGGGGATAGGCTGACCGATGATACGCTAGAGCAATTGAAAGAGTCCCTTAATGTCTATCAGGAGCAGGCGGAGACAACGGGCCTAGTGAACATTCACCGGCGCATCCGCATTACCTTCGGGGAAGAGAGCGGCTTGCTGGCGGACCGGAGTGAGCTTGGCGGACTAAGGGTAACCATCCTTCTTAGAGCTGGAGGTGAGAATGCTGGTGTACAGGATGCTTATCGTGGATGA